Proteins encoded by one window of Massilia sp. NR 4-1:
- a CDS encoding DMT family transporter, translated as MSDTSTASPAPALLSPVPLFFVFLWSTGFIVAKYGLPYAPPLTFLLLRFLGVLAILAPAIVLLKAPWPRGKVGHIAVAGILVQAGYLSGVWCAIKLGMPAGLSALIVGMQPILTAFAAPLLGEQVRPRQWLGLVFGLAGVGLVVAAKITLVGLSWQSLALCVGALLAMTAGTLYQKHFCPRFDLRSGTVIQFAASFVVVLPFAVAFEGLGWDFAVVQWTPQFFGAWAWSVLALSIGAIFLLFALIRRSDATQVSSLMYLTPPTTALMAWLLFGEAFNLLGLAGMALAVLGVVFVVRPSKN; from the coding sequence ATGTCCGATACTTCTACAGCCAGCCCCGCCCCGGCTTTGCTCTCGCCGGTGCCGCTGTTTTTCGTCTTTCTGTGGAGTACGGGTTTCATTGTGGCCAAGTATGGTTTGCCCTACGCGCCGCCGCTGACTTTCCTGCTGCTGCGTTTTCTCGGCGTGCTGGCGATCCTGGCGCCCGCCATCGTGCTGCTGAAAGCACCCTGGCCGCGGGGCAAGGTGGGGCATATCGCCGTGGCCGGCATCCTGGTGCAGGCCGGTTATCTGAGCGGGGTGTGGTGTGCGATCAAGCTGGGCATGCCGGCCGGTTTGTCGGCCCTGATCGTCGGCATGCAGCCGATCCTGACCGCTTTTGCCGCGCCGCTGCTGGGCGAGCAAGTGCGGCCGCGCCAGTGGCTGGGCCTGGTTTTCGGCCTGGCGGGCGTCGGCCTGGTGGTGGCGGCCAAGATCACGCTGGTCGGCCTCAGTTGGCAGAGCCTGGCCCTGTGCGTGGGCGCGCTGCTGGCGATGACGGCCGGCACGCTCTACCAAAAACATTTTTGCCCGCGCTTTGACTTGCGCAGCGGCACGGTGATCCAGTTTGCGGCCTCGTTCGTGGTGGTGCTGCCCTTTGCCGTGGCCTTCGAAGGCCTGGGCTGGGATTTTGCCGTGGTGCAGTGGACGCCGCAATTCTTCGGCGCCTGGGCCTGGTCGGTGCTGGCCCTGTCGATCGGCGCCATCTTCCTGCTGTTCGCCCTGATCCGCCGCAGCGACGCCACCCAGGTTTCCAGTCTGATGTACCTGACCCCGCCCACCACCGCCCTGATGGCCTGGCTGCTGTTCGGCGAAGCCTTCAATCTGCTCGGCCTGGCCGGCATGGCGCTGGCCGTGCTGGGCGTGGTCTTCGTTGTGCGTCCATCCAAAAACTAG
- the phaP gene encoding TIGR01841 family phasin (Members of this family are phasins (small proteins associated with inclusions such as PHA granules). Note that several different families of phasins have been named PhaP despite very little sequence similarity to each other.) — MFSIPEQFSNATKANFESQFAIFSSLTNKAFEGVEKFVDLNLTAAKASLEESAVTAKQLLAAKDPQEFFSLTAAQAQPTAEKAIAYGRHLASIASGTQAEFSKAAETQIAETNRKVISLVEEVSKNAPAGTENAVALFKSALGSAHAGYEQFTKTAKQAAETVEANLSAAVNQFTAAAAKAAPAAAVKKQA, encoded by the coding sequence ATGTTTTCGATTCCTGAGCAATTTTCCAATGCGACCAAGGCCAATTTCGAGAGCCAGTTCGCCATCTTTTCCTCGCTGACCAACAAAGCCTTCGAAGGCGTTGAGAAGTTTGTCGACCTGAACCTGACCGCCGCCAAAGCCTCGCTGGAAGAGTCCGCCGTCACCGCCAAGCAACTGCTGGCTGCCAAAGACCCGCAGGAATTCTTCTCGCTGACCGCTGCTCAGGCCCAGCCGACCGCTGAAAAAGCCATCGCCTACGGCCGTCACCTGGCCTCGATCGCTTCCGGCACCCAAGCTGAATTCAGCAAAGCCGCTGAAACCCAGATCGCCGAAACCAACCGCAAAGTGATCTCGCTGGTGGAAGAAGTGAGCAAAAACGCCCCAGCCGGCACCGAAAACGCCGTGGCCCTGTTCAAATCGGCCCTGGGCAGCGCCCACGCCGGCTACGAGCAATTCACCAAAACCGCCAAGCAAGCCGCCGAAACCGTGGAAGCCAACCTGAGCGCCGCCGTGAACCAGTTCACCGCCGCCGCCGCCAAGGCTGCACCGGCTGCCGCCGTCAAAAAGCAAGCTTAA
- a CDS encoding nitroreductase: MISSPEQQAVDAAITSRRSIRAFLPTPLAREDIEQILQVAARAPSGTNVQPWRVHVLTGAAKAELSRRILAAYHDPQQAATHTEPYAYYPRQWVAPYIDRRRKVGWDLYALLGLTREDKAGMAAQHGRNYAFFDAPVGLIFTIDNIMEQGSWLDYGMFLQNIMVAARGRGLDTCPQAAFTQYHRIISEYLRLPDNETVVCGMALGYADPSKIENTLVTERVPVAEFVKFAE, from the coding sequence ATGATTTCCAGTCCCGAACAGCAGGCGGTCGATGCCGCCATCACTTCGCGCCGCTCGATCCGCGCCTTCCTGCCGACGCCGCTGGCGCGCGAGGATATCGAACAGATCCTGCAGGTGGCGGCGCGCGCGCCCTCCGGCACCAATGTCCAGCCCTGGCGCGTGCATGTGCTGACGGGCGCGGCCAAGGCGGAGTTAAGCCGCCGCATCCTGGCGGCTTACCATGATCCGCAGCAGGCCGCCACCCACACCGAGCCGTATGCCTATTACCCGCGCCAATGGGTGGCGCCGTATATCGACCGGCGCCGCAAGGTGGGCTGGGATCTGTACGCGCTGCTGGGCCTGACGCGCGAGGACAAGGCCGGCATGGCGGCCCAGCATGGCCGCAATTACGCTTTCTTCGATGCACCGGTGGGCTTGATCTTCACCATCGATAACATCATGGAGCAGGGTTCCTGGCTGGACTATGGCATGTTCCTGCAGAACATCATGGTGGCGGCGCGCGGCCGGGGACTGGACACTTGCCCGCAAGCGGCGTTCACCCAATATCACCGGATTATCAGCGAATATTTGCGGCTGCCCGACAACGAAACAGTAGTCTGCGGCATGGCGCTGGGATATGCTGATCCAAGCAAGATTGAAAATACGCTAGTGACCGAGCGGGTCCCCGTTGCTGAATTTGTTAAATTTGCGGAGTAA
- a CDS encoding glycosyl hydrolase family 18 protein, with protein MQSKMIFSATVLAALLAGCGGGNAPAGDNAGAERARSAAAPQRAAPAKMVLAYYSGYANNYKALTTHYANFNAVAIDYWNITAEGVVVGNGDPAPSNAIAFLKSKKIPIYGCISNVDGDWSQAIAHGVTGTFRKTAIANLLAFAKKNGFAGINIDFENVNKDDRANLSAFTAELGAVLHANGLKLIISVPAFSAADENHEYNQAFDLAALGRAVDYLQIMSYDQAIPAWDPGPVASSGWMEDALDYAVAKAPAERILNGLPAYGYDWIAAGNGKQVFWNAIPGMLKQYGVTPRYDIGSNSLTFNYTATDGQQHTVWTENAQSITLKAGLVNAYGLGGTSVYALGMEDASFWKAVQAGLQK; from the coding sequence ATGCAAAGCAAGATGATCTTTTCGGCCACGGTGCTGGCTGCGCTGCTGGCCGGCTGCGGCGGCGGCAATGCGCCGGCCGGCGATAACGCGGGCGCGGAACGGGCGCGCAGCGCAGCCGCCCCACAGCGCGCGGCGCCGGCCAAGATGGTGCTGGCCTACTACTCCGGCTATGCCAATAACTACAAGGCCCTGACCACGCACTACGCCAACTTCAATGCCGTCGCGATCGACTACTGGAACATCACGGCCGAGGGCGTGGTGGTGGGCAATGGCGATCCGGCGCCGTCGAACGCGATTGCCTTCCTGAAGTCGAAAAAGATCCCGATTTACGGCTGCATCTCGAATGTGGATGGCGATTGGAGCCAGGCCATCGCGCACGGCGTGACCGGCACCTTCCGCAAGACGGCCATTGCCAATCTGCTGGCTTTCGCCAAGAAGAACGGCTTTGCCGGCATCAATATCGACTTCGAGAACGTCAATAAGGATGACCGCGCCAACCTGAGCGCCTTCACCGCCGAACTGGGCGCCGTCCTGCATGCGAACGGCCTGAAGCTGATCATCAGCGTGCCGGCTTTCTCGGCCGCCGACGAGAATCACGAGTACAACCAGGCTTTCGATCTGGCCGCTCTCGGCCGCGCCGTCGACTACCTCCAGATCATGAGCTACGACCAGGCCATTCCGGCCTGGGATCCCGGCCCGGTCGCCAGTTCCGGCTGGATGGAGGATGCGCTCGACTATGCCGTCGCCAAAGCGCCTGCCGAGCGCATCCTGAACGGCCTGCCGGCCTATGGTTACGACTGGATTGCGGCCGGCAATGGCAAGCAAGTGTTCTGGAACGCTATCCCCGGCATGCTGAAGCAGTATGGCGTCACGCCGCGTTACGACATCGGCAGCAACTCCCTGACCTTCAACTACACCGCCACCGACGGCCAGCAGCACACGGTGTGGACGGAAAACGCGCAGAGCATCACGCTGAAAGCCGGCCTGGTCAACGCCTATGGCCTGGGCGGCACCTCGGTCTACGCGCTGGGCATGGAGGACGCCAGCTTCTGGAAAGCCGTGCAAGCCGGCCTGCAAAAATAA